Proteins encoded within one genomic window of Acidobacteriota bacterium:
- a CDS encoding EAL domain-containing protein, protein MGTPSLFDSILCPGGLSLAVDGIFEVQLETKLPQIHSLECFSYGPPGTNLERPEVLRAYVQRKRKECEIDRACTELAVHSISQLDWSPVWSINVHAATLGKDLNFLDFLRTTIEHWSLTPSRLIVKIIEPGCQWNCAAFLDALEGLRRMGARIALDDIGSGRSNFRMMLDCQPDFFRIDGHFVKGVCWDTYRQAILESISYLAQKTGVQLIAQGVEDAADLHTLLNSGITLVQGSLFSKPLPFSELLQTHHYPFSPVNFESAPTLSFENQRDGV, encoded by the coding sequence ATGGGAACCCCGTCACTCTTTGACTCAATTCTATGTCCCGGCGGGCTTTCGCTCGCGGTTGATGGGATCTTTGAGGTTCAACTAGAGACCAAGCTTCCACAGATCCACTCACTTGAGTGCTTCAGTTATGGTCCCCCGGGTACCAATCTGGAGCGTCCTGAGGTGTTACGGGCCTATGTTCAACGCAAACGCAAGGAATGTGAAATTGACCGTGCCTGTACTGAACTGGCGGTGCACAGTATCAGCCAGTTGGACTGGTCACCAGTGTGGTCGATCAATGTTCACGCCGCCACGCTTGGCAAGGATTTGAATTTTCTGGATTTTCTGCGCACCACCATTGAGCACTGGTCACTGACTCCATCCCGGCTGATTGTCAAAATTATTGAACCCGGCTGTCAGTGGAACTGCGCCGCCTTTCTCGATGCCCTTGAGGGGTTGCGAAGGATGGGAGCCCGGATTGCGCTCGATGACATTGGCTCGGGACGATCCAATTTTCGAATGATGCTCGACTGCCAGCCTGATTTTTTCAGAATTGATGGCCATTTTGTGAAAGGTGTTTGTTGGGACACGTACCGGCAAGCCATTTTGGAGTCAATCTCCTATCTGGCTCAAAAAACTGGAGTTCAACTCATTGCTCAGGGAGTGGAAGACGCCGCCGACTTACACACGCTCCTGAACTCTGGCATCACTCTGGTTCAAGGATCACTTTTTTCCAAACCGCTGCCATTTTCGGAACTGTTACAGACACACCATTACCCATTTTCACCGGTCAATTTCGAATCAGCACCAACGCTGTCCTTTGAAAACCAGAGAGATGGCGTATGA
- a CDS encoding HAMP domain-containing protein gives MLRFLRNLKIWQKLGLLVLVFGAALLIMGGLYLRTLNDNLATFNSKAAGSEYLIPASNLARNAARYRGSLASFLGGKKEFQIKYQEAQQAVETDLKAIESLIASDGDQFKKVDRFRQLKQKWETLKATQTQMEARESFEQNTELISDVLLFIGEIGDASKISLDPEFGTYYLGRSVLEELPTIVEALGQLRGRGASLISLKQLTPEDKQRLLSLFSDLQGGNQRLKRNVKTAFQKDPTISDSITPLLKDSEAPFQKFSALVTTLISSTSETITIDPVQYFDTGTAAIDQFVPISSATTTLLNETLKIRQKQVNQSRNITIGIMVVGLVFGFLLAFFIARTITRQVTSISQLFNAIGIGDFDTRAEVYSEDELGQMTTSLNAMLENILSLIQSQEEREQIQNSIMKLLDEIAGVAEGDLTQEAEVTAEMTGAIADSFNFMIGELRRIISNVQEVTVNVSAAATEVQSTTEHLAEGSEAQAVQIVDTSAAIEEMAASIQQVSENAVLSARVSEQARVNAKQGSEAVQKTIYGMNGIRQQVQETAKRIKRLGESSQEIGEIVQLISDIADRTSILALNASIQAAMAGEAGRGFAVVAGEVERLAERSAEATKRISTLIKTIQSETNEAVAAMETTTREVVVGSEVANEAGKSLVEIETVSNRLAELMQSISMATKQQARGSESVAKAMGDISDITQQTAAGTKQAAVSIRKLSELADNLRVSVSTFKLPSNGHGSAY, from the coding sequence ATGTTACGGTTTCTTCGAAATCTCAAAATCTGGCAAAAGCTCGGTCTGCTGGTGCTGGTGTTTGGTGCAGCCTTGCTGATTATGGGCGGACTCTATCTCCGGACTCTCAACGACAATCTGGCAACATTCAACTCAAAAGCAGCAGGGTCAGAGTACCTGATTCCAGCTTCGAATTTGGCCAGAAATGCCGCCCGGTATCGTGGCTCACTGGCGAGTTTCCTGGGTGGGAAAAAAGAGTTTCAGATCAAGTACCAGGAAGCCCAGCAAGCGGTTGAAACTGATTTGAAGGCTATCGAAAGCCTGATCGCCTCCGATGGTGACCAGTTTAAAAAAGTCGACCGGTTCCGGCAGCTAAAACAAAAATGGGAAACGTTGAAAGCGACTCAAACTCAGATGGAAGCGAGAGAAAGCTTTGAACAAAACACTGAACTCATCAGCGATGTGCTGCTTTTTATCGGTGAAATCGGAGATGCTTCGAAAATTTCACTCGACCCTGAATTTGGCACTTATTACCTTGGACGTTCGGTTTTGGAAGAACTTCCAACCATCGTTGAAGCCCTTGGTCAACTTCGTGGTCGTGGTGCAAGTTTAATCAGTCTGAAACAACTCACTCCCGAGGATAAACAGCGGCTGCTCAGCTTGTTCAGCGACTTGCAAGGCGGCAATCAACGCCTCAAACGCAATGTCAAAACAGCCTTTCAGAAAGATCCAACCATCTCTGATTCCATCACGCCACTCCTCAAGGACAGTGAGGCTCCCTTCCAAAAATTTTCGGCACTGGTCACAACCTTGATCTCGTCCACGTCTGAGACCATCACCATTGATCCGGTTCAATACTTCGACACTGGAACAGCCGCGATTGATCAGTTTGTCCCGATCAGTTCCGCCACCACCACGCTGCTCAACGAAACGTTGAAAATTCGCCAAAAACAAGTCAACCAAAGTCGAAATATCACCATTGGTATTATGGTCGTTGGATTGGTCTTTGGGTTCTTGCTGGCGTTTTTTATCGCTCGAACCATCACGCGCCAGGTCACCAGTATTTCACAATTGTTCAATGCGATTGGGATTGGTGATTTCGACACACGAGCTGAGGTTTACAGCGAAGATGAGCTTGGCCAGATGACGACTTCGCTCAACGCCATGCTTGAAAATATTCTCTCACTGATTCAATCACAGGAAGAACGCGAACAAATCCAGAACAGCATTATGAAGCTGCTGGATGAAATTGCCGGGGTGGCTGAAGGCGACCTGACTCAAGAGGCCGAAGTCACGGCGGAAATGACGGGCGCGATTGCCGACTCGTTCAACTTTATGATCGGTGAACTCCGGCGAATCATCAGCAACGTGCAGGAAGTGACGGTCAACGTCAGTGCCGCCGCCACCGAGGTCCAATCCACGACCGAACATCTCGCCGAAGGCAGTGAAGCCCAGGCGGTTCAAATTGTGGATACTTCAGCCGCTATCGAAGAAATGGCGGCATCCATCCAGCAAGTATCAGAAAATGCTGTGTTGTCAGCCAGAGTGTCTGAGCAGGCACGCGTCAATGCCAAACAAGGTTCGGAAGCGGTGCAAAAGACGATTTACGGTATGAATGGTATTCGCCAGCAAGTGCAGGAAACCGCCAAACGAATCAAGCGACTCGGTGAAAGCTCACAGGAAATCGGCGAAATCGTCCAGCTCATCAGCGACATTGCCGACCGAACCAGCATTCTGGCGTTGAATGCTTCAATTCAAGCCGCAATGGCCGGCGAAGCAGGTCGCGGGTTTGCCGTGGTCGCCGGTGAAGTCGAACGTCTGGCAGAACGGTCCGCCGAAGCCACCAAGCGTATCAGCACACTGATCAAAACCATCCAGAGCGAAACCAACGAGGCCGTGGCCGCCATGGAAACCACCACTCGGGAAGTCGTCGTCGGGTCTGAAGTTGCCAATGAAGCTGGAAAATCACTGGTTGAAATCGAAACCGTGTCAAACCGGCTGGCCGAATTGATGCAATCCATCTCGATGGCCACCAAACAACAGGCACGCGGTTCGGAATCCGTCGCCAAAGCCATGGGCGATATCTCTGACATTACACAGCAAACAGCCGCCGGTACAAAACAAGCCGCCGTTTCAATCCGCAAACTTTCCGAACTGGCCGATAACCTTCGGGTATCAGTCAGTACCTTCAAGCTGCCGTCAAATGGCCATGGAAGCGCCTATTAA
- a CDS encoding protein-glutamate O-methyltransferase CheR: MTGTGQLMSPSEHKIWRQFIENRCGIDFGETRLQYLCRRLSERMRALNITGFHRYYTYLNFNAEKEQEWPKLLELLVVGETSFFRHEGSFLALRNLVIPGLIARKQQTGSQGLTMWSAGCSTGQEAYSMTMTALDLIDPQKIQVETLGTDINTTVLEKARTGKYSPLAIRSLPAAYRKKYLTELRQDRETIYQVNQSVRDGVQFGHHNLKTIEHNLVPGQDVIFCQNALIYFTAEFRPVVVQALCQCLNPGGFLFLAPGEIVGFKLPGIQSVKAEDSLVFQRL; the protein is encoded by the coding sequence ATGACCGGAACCGGCCAGTTGATGTCCCCCTCGGAACACAAGATTTGGCGGCAGTTCATTGAAAACCGGTGCGGTATTGATTTCGGTGAAACGCGGCTTCAGTACCTGTGCCGCCGGCTTTCGGAACGAATGCGCGCACTCAATATCACTGGCTTCCACCGATACTACACCTATCTAAATTTCAACGCTGAGAAGGAACAGGAATGGCCAAAGCTCCTTGAACTCCTGGTGGTCGGTGAAACCAGTTTCTTTCGCCACGAAGGCTCTTTTCTGGCCTTGCGAAATCTGGTCATTCCTGGATTGATCGCCAGGAAACAACAAACTGGCAGCCAGGGGCTGACGATGTGGAGCGCCGGATGTTCAACCGGGCAGGAAGCATATTCGATGACGATGACGGCGCTTGATCTGATTGATCCACAGAAAATCCAGGTTGAAACCCTGGGCACCGACATCAATACAACCGTCCTGGAAAAAGCCCGCACTGGCAAATATTCGCCGCTCGCGATTCGCTCTCTGCCGGCAGCCTATCGCAAAAAATATCTGACTGAACTTCGGCAGGATCGAGAAACAATCTATCAAGTCAACCAGTCAGTGAGAGACGGGGTTCAGTTTGGGCATCACAATTTGAAAACTATCGAACACAACCTGGTCCCCGGACAGGATGTCATTTTTTGCCAGAATGCATTGATTTACTTCACGGCAGAATTTCGACCGGTGGTCGTTCAGGCACTGTGCCAGTGTTTAAATCCAGGCGGCTTTTTGTTTCTGGCGCCAGGCGAAATTGTCGGGTTCAAACTGCCGGGAATCCAAAGCGTGAAAGCTGAAGATTCACTGGTTTTTCAACGGCTCTAA
- a CDS encoding insulinase family protein, whose amino-acid sequence MYRKTTLENGVRIITEMIPEVRSTSIGVVLNAGPRTETSSQCGLAHLTEHLMFQGTSSRSALQIARLMDSAGGYMGGFTTQDYTYYSATVLAEYSTYALDLFGDILLNSIFPQDSVEKEKEAVICEIEAARDNPDQRVRQLLKTTAWPNHPLGRPVAGYTETVKTLTREDVIYFAHQHYLPTNLIVAAAGQLDHDDFVAQVRDAFWRMLGDGLTPAVTPPAPKMSVVTENSPVSQAYFCIGLRTFPYTHPDRYALHVLDKVLGGGISSRLFRRIREELGLVYYLGSEYLAFLEDSMFVIEGSTSPEYLQMVLELTLAELTKLFTWETPVTDEELLIAQTHLRGQHLISGENTDTRMSRLATQELYFGRHIPTDEIAAHLLAVDLPALQRLGQTVLMDALRQATIAVVGPNVSESCNVERLEKQLSLFDSTILQRV is encoded by the coding sequence ATGTATCGGAAAACGACGCTCGAAAATGGGGTTCGCATTATCACCGAAATGATCCCTGAGGTTCGGTCAACCTCAATTGGAGTTGTACTCAATGCCGGTCCAAGAACAGAAACTTCCAGCCAATGCGGACTGGCGCACCTGACCGAGCATCTGATGTTTCAAGGAACAAGCAGCCGGAGTGCGCTCCAAATTGCGCGGTTGATGGACAGTGCGGGTGGCTATATGGGCGGGTTTACCACTCAGGATTACACCTATTATTCCGCCACCGTGCTGGCCGAATACAGCACTTATGCGCTCGATCTCTTTGGCGATATTTTACTCAATTCGATCTTTCCCCAGGACAGCGTTGAAAAAGAAAAAGAAGCTGTGATCTGTGAAATCGAAGCCGCCCGTGACAATCCTGATCAACGCGTCCGCCAGTTGCTCAAAACAACGGCCTGGCCCAATCATCCGCTGGGACGTCCAGTGGCCGGATACACGGAAACCGTCAAAACACTGACGCGCGAAGATGTGATTTATTTTGCGCATCAACATTACCTGCCTACCAATCTGATTGTGGCGGCAGCGGGTCAGCTTGATCACGACGATTTTGTTGCTCAGGTTCGCGATGCCTTCTGGCGGATGCTCGGAGACGGCTTGACGCCTGCGGTCACTCCGCCCGCCCCGAAAATGAGCGTTGTCACTGAAAACTCACCGGTTTCCCAGGCTTATTTCTGTATCGGGTTACGGACGTTTCCTTATACTCATCCGGATCGCTATGCCCTGCACGTGCTCGACAAAGTGCTTGGCGGCGGCATCAGCTCCCGCCTGTTTCGGCGCATTCGCGAAGAACTGGGCCTGGTGTACTACCTTGGCTCCGAATATCTGGCCTTTCTCGAAGATAGCATGTTCGTCATCGAAGGCAGTACCTCGCCTGAATATTTACAGATGGTGCTGGAACTGACTCTGGCAGAGTTAACCAAACTCTTCACCTGGGAAACACCCGTCACCGACGAAGAACTCCTGATTGCCCAGACCCATTTGCGTGGCCAGCACCTGATTTCGGGGGAAAATACTGATACCCGCATGAGCCGGTTAGCCACCCAGGAATTGTACTTTGGGCGCCACATTCCAACCGATGAAATCGCCGCTCACCTGTTGGCGGTTGATCTTCCGGCGCTGCAACGGCTTGGGCAAACGGTACTGATGGATGCCCTGCGTCAGGCAACCATTGCCGTTGTCGGCCCCAATGTATCAGAAAGTTGTAACGTGGAACGTCTCGAAAAACAGCTTTCCCTTTTTGATTCAACGATTTTGCAGCGAGTTTGA
- a CDS encoding DUF4388 domain-containing protein, with protein sequence MAIEGNLSDMTLTGVVQFICLERRTAELILIRRGEEGSIFFEKGEIVHARIGPLSGEDAIFHLLTWSDGTFRITDNISAITKTISVNWNHLLMEGMRRIDERQRDFDLPPVTELRPPLSSADIDRDTSLGDDLLMLTAKLEQCLAQFPDKKIQKRPALALELLAEMINQVIERAETVSQGNFNATSLKNVIVKINEKYPQAQVLYLDKNRLSVQTAVNLYTSWASNPTDRKHMFRLITQAMMDILGYYFSYLVSCLIVPNIHAEIEETFDVFTVDLRRALDGVPF encoded by the coding sequence ATGGCAATTGAAGGCAATCTGAGCGATATGACATTGACCGGCGTGGTGCAGTTTATCTGCCTTGAACGCCGAACGGCTGAACTCATCTTGATCCGTCGGGGTGAAGAAGGCAGCATCTTTTTTGAAAAGGGTGAAATCGTTCATGCCCGCATCGGACCACTCAGCGGCGAAGATGCCATTTTTCATTTACTCACCTGGTCTGATGGCACATTTCGGATCACCGACAATATTTCAGCCATTACAAAAACGATTTCCGTCAACTGGAATCACTTGTTGATGGAAGGCATGCGCCGGATTGACGAACGTCAGCGTGATTTTGACCTTCCCCCAGTGACCGAACTTCGTCCACCATTGTCCTCCGCCGATATTGACCGTGACACCTCGCTTGGCGACGACCTGTTAATGTTGACCGCCAAACTGGAGCAATGTTTGGCTCAGTTTCCAGACAAGAAAATTCAGAAACGGCCTGCCCTGGCGCTTGAGTTGCTTGCCGAAATGATCAACCAGGTGATTGAACGGGCGGAAACTGTCTCGCAAGGAAACTTTAACGCCACCTCACTCAAAAACGTGATTGTCAAAATTAACGAGAAATACCCGCAAGCTCAGGTGCTGTACCTCGATAAAAACCGTCTGTCAGTCCAAACCGCAGTCAATTTGTATACCAGTTGGGCCAGTAATCCGACTGACCGTAAACATATGTTTCGGCTTATCACTCAGGCCATGATGGATATTCTGGGGTATTACTTTTCCTATCTGGTCAGTTGTTTGATCGTTCCCAATATCCACGCCGAAATCGAAGAAACCTTTGATGTCTTCACGGTTGATCTCCGCCGGGCACTCGACGGGGTCCCCTTCTAA
- a CDS encoding response regulator has product MGNTLEQAALSMADATDLLRRGIAAAKAGNKQAARALLLEASKLDPRSELAWVWLAWVAENPQDAVLYLEKVLEINPANKQAVQWLSKIRERPVTENISWHCPLCGVGSKTKVVKCAQCRAVLDLADLDSVLNNPDADKNLVQEAIERLETAVQSKPDHQTFLHLGLALLNLNQLPEGIAYLRGASKSYPEDHILHARIQVLERRAQTLREFPREYQRKKMVFVIDDSSTVRKIVAVTLERHGYAVATAPDGVQALSKLEETLPDLILLDITMPYMDGYQVCKVLKNNKTLQNIPILMLSGKDGFFDKVRGRMAGAAGHISKPVEPSTLLGEVQRHLKAK; this is encoded by the coding sequence ATGGGTAACACATTAGAACAAGCCGCACTCTCAATGGCAGACGCAACCGATTTGTTGCGCAGAGGTATTGCCGCCGCCAAAGCTGGAAATAAACAAGCTGCTCGCGCCCTCCTCCTTGAAGCCTCCAAACTTGACCCACGCAGTGAGTTGGCCTGGGTCTGGTTGGCCTGGGTGGCTGAAAATCCCCAAGACGCAGTGCTGTACCTGGAAAAAGTCCTCGAAATCAATCCAGCCAACAAACAAGCCGTCCAATGGCTGTCGAAAATTCGCGAGCGCCCAGTCACTGAAAACATCTCCTGGCACTGTCCATTGTGTGGCGTCGGAAGCAAAACCAAAGTCGTGAAATGTGCCCAGTGCCGGGCGGTGCTCGACCTGGCCGACCTTGACAGCGTGCTCAATAACCCTGATGCGGATAAAAACCTGGTTCAGGAGGCAATTGAACGCCTGGAAACAGCAGTTCAAAGCAAACCGGATCACCAGACGTTTCTACACCTGGGCCTGGCACTTCTCAACCTGAATCAGCTTCCAGAAGGAATTGCCTATTTGCGGGGTGCCAGCAAAAGTTATCCGGAAGACCACATTTTGCACGCCCGGATTCAGGTTCTTGAACGCCGGGCTCAGACATTACGAGAGTTTCCCCGAGAGTATCAACGCAAAAAGATGGTGTTCGTCATTGATGACAGTTCGACTGTTCGCAAAATCGTGGCCGTTACGCTGGAACGGCATGGATATGCCGTGGCAACAGCGCCGGATGGCGTGCAGGCGCTTTCAAAACTTGAAGAAACACTTCCAGATTTGATCTTGCTTGACATCACGATGCCCTATATGGACGGGTACCAGGTATGTAAGGTCCTGAAAAATAATAAAACCCTCCAAAACATCCCGATTTTAATGCTCTCCGGAAAAGATGGCTTTTTTGACAAAGTTCGAGGCCGAATGGCCGGAGCGGCTGGGCATATTTCGAAACCGGTGGAACCCAGCACGCTGTTGGGCGAAGTTCAACGACATCTGAAGGCAAAATAG
- a CDS encoding chemotaxis protein CheW yields MPEENDSTTNVNDLALPDLPIPGEGSDDLEMPLDLPDAAPAWMAALDPSLDEPEADVPLPDAPADRPGDVVEPAPATISSPRFDALKEQISSRLQALEVVTPADLELPASSSTDDRVDDAHSESLDEIPTQDPAWVTGSSPILEIPAQVDAPMAASQAESVLDLPSRTFEFQAPVPPAATSPFEATDPMPASLSVTVEEPATIEMGSVEPEQIADETPVVEVQAEAILEVTKPQDVVTENQIEAEDHNFEMPDTLPEVLADMADEPDTASGPSLEDLIADIDHQTATTPGASIKPQIRATQSEPTTARKRYVVFSLAGSKYAIPITNVIEMGRIPPITAVPYLPEWVRGVTNLRGDILSMIELRAFFGLPPLEQSGAGRMLVVRSQPRGLTTGLIVDGVHGMRELDTDSLKPVTAAIDDQILRFLSGLSVEEDGLLIVLDLESVLSSSELRIAHHA; encoded by the coding sequence ATGCCTGAAGAAAATGATTCGACAACCAATGTGAATGATCTGGCATTGCCGGACCTGCCCATACCCGGCGAAGGATCTGACGACCTGGAAATGCCGCTGGATTTACCGGATGCGGCACCTGCCTGGATGGCCGCGCTTGACCCTTCCCTGGACGAGCCGGAAGCCGATGTCCCACTCCCGGATGCCCCCGCTGATCGGCCAGGCGATGTGGTCGAACCAGCACCCGCGACCATTTCGTCACCCCGATTCGATGCTCTGAAAGAGCAGATTTCTTCACGACTTCAGGCTTTGGAAGTGGTGACGCCAGCGGATTTGGAATTACCCGCCAGTTCGTCAACCGATGATCGAGTGGATGATGCTCACTCTGAGTCCCTCGATGAAATACCAACTCAGGACCCGGCGTGGGTTACCGGCAGCAGTCCAATTTTGGAAATTCCAGCTCAGGTGGATGCCCCAATGGCAGCATCCCAGGCAGAATCAGTTCTTGACCTTCCATCCAGAACCTTTGAGTTTCAGGCGCCGGTGCCACCGGCAGCAACCTCACCGTTTGAGGCGACAGACCCGATGCCTGCTTCCCTCTCTGTGACGGTGGAAGAACCTGCCACCATTGAAATGGGAAGTGTTGAGCCAGAACAGATTGCCGATGAAACACCAGTCGTGGAGGTTCAGGCTGAGGCAATACTCGAAGTCACCAAACCCCAGGATGTGGTGACGGAAAATCAAATTGAAGCTGAAGATCACAACTTTGAAATGCCGGATACCCTGCCCGAAGTCCTTGCCGACATGGCCGATGAACCTGACACAGCGTCAGGACCGTCGCTGGAGGATCTGATTGCCGATATTGACCATCAGACAGCTACCACACCTGGGGCATCCATCAAGCCACAGATTCGAGCCACCCAATCTGAACCAACCACGGCCAGGAAACGCTATGTGGTCTTTTCATTGGCTGGCTCAAAATATGCCATTCCAATCACCAATGTGATTGAGATGGGCCGAATTCCGCCAATTACCGCCGTTCCATACCTCCCGGAATGGGTCCGAGGGGTGACGAACTTACGCGGTGACATTCTTTCCATGATCGAGTTACGCGCCTTCTTTGGATTGCCGCCACTTGAACAATCAGGGGCAGGTCGAATGCTGGTTGTTCGCAGCCAGCCGCGTGGATTAACAACTGGCCTCATCGTTGATGGCGTCCATGGAATGAGAGAGCTTGACACCGATTCGCTCAAACCCGTCACTGCCGCGATTGACGACCAGATCCTCAGATTTCTTTCCGGGTTATCGGTTGAAGAAGACGGGTTACTGATCGTGCTCGATTTGGAGAGTGTCCTGTCATCGTCGGAACTGCGCATCGCGCACCATGCCTGA
- a CDS encoding response regulator, giving the protein MAKTILVVDDSPTQMKLMTTALQGKGYKIITAVDGEEALEKANKEQPDLMLLDVILPKKNGFQVCRQLKTAPDTKAIKVILVTTKSQDTDRFWGLKQGADEYITKPFEDAELQRMVAKLL; this is encoded by the coding sequence ATGGCAAAGACAATTCTTGTGGTGGATGACAGTCCAACCCAAATGAAACTTATGACAACTGCACTTCAAGGCAAGGGATACAAGATCATTACCGCCGTTGATGGCGAGGAGGCGCTTGAAAAGGCAAACAAAGAACAGCCTGACTTAATGCTCCTGGACGTCATTCTGCCCAAGAAAAATGGGTTTCAAGTCTGCCGTCAACTCAAAACTGCGCCCGACACCAAAGCCATCAAAGTCATTCTGGTCACCACGAAAAGCCAGGATACCGACCGGTTCTGGGGATTGAAGCAAGGGGCGGATGAATACATTACAAAGCCGTTTGAAGATGCAGAGTTACAGCGGATGGTGGCCAAACTTCTTTAA
- a CDS encoding response regulator: MGSNKILVVDDEETILFAVSNYFETCGIQVDYAQELEEAEALLITGSYSVLVTDLCLTGAQGLEGLELIRFTRENCPWMRILVMTGYGSPELELEALKRGVNLFLHKPKPLAEILQSVIALLGDTNGNPVTL, from the coding sequence GGACGATGAAGAAACCATCCTGTTTGCTGTGAGTAACTACTTTGAAACCTGCGGGATTCAGGTGGATTACGCTCAGGAACTGGAAGAAGCCGAAGCCCTGTTGATCACAGGCTCTTATTCGGTTCTGGTGACTGATTTATGCCTGACTGGGGCCCAGGGGCTGGAAGGTCTGGAACTCATCCGGTTCACCCGCGAAAACTGCCCCTGGATGCGGATTCTCGTGATGACCGGGTATGGGTCGCCAGAACTTGAACTGGAAGCGCTCAAACGTGGCGTCAACCTCTTTTTGCACAAACCCAAACCACTGGCCGAGATTTTACAGTCTGTGATCGCACTCCTTGGAGATACCAATGGGAACCCCGTCACTCTTTGA